Proteins co-encoded in one Sylvia atricapilla isolate bSylAtr1 unplaced genomic scaffold, bSylAtr1.pri scaffold_75_arrow_ctg1, whole genome shotgun sequence genomic window:
- the LOC136375028 gene encoding enolase-phosphatase E1-like codes for MVIGADSEEEQVKADSQAPSPCPAAQHTRPRRAAAVGRGGSGLPLPGPEEGPFAHMEEHLDCDMDQELTQRRDLTSQELCLREEMTAQEINQRQEAVIQEDSPRAPLRHQEWQRWEVGDRAQCGDGRQQQLEMEHWEEGDTVQELTQWDGEGDTCQQVSQREEDLTYQELSQREGEGYQELSPLEEDVQSHLHMSRREGDEREPESTQMGDISSEEVGQGKDYSLQKLAPWERDSSDQQLSQREESVSGQEPSQEGQRVRYKISDNPMSPEKDEEAQGGGQQGPGSPSSVGTQGEGEAACELPSSSPAPGSPTEDELAAAAAAAGAAEEVEEPPEPLAAEVGMAPGSPAGSEEVPWAGTQTPVPAPRSPPGCCQALLGSAGATSSEQLLQAVLEVQQPEEQGALEQSTAPELEAAAAVEREESPTSALHSPCCPPSPSPSPPGAQEPREQQEEADRASVLSEEEGEKGALAGDLEDLHSKDKEVIQLPQGKMKKYHVGSEEEASTEQANSPEGGNSYNEIKACIEQGISPEQTNSDSEGELCIEQENSLEESKTQNVVAACIEQEVSPEEANSVNEVEACIEQGNTPEETNSYNEMEACTEQEQSPEDTNSFNEVEACIEHELSPEEANSYNELEACNKQENSTEATNSYDEGEAYVEQEQSPEETTSYNQVEACIEQNSSEETNSYNEVKNCTEQENPTEETNTYNQVEACIEQEKSVEETKSYNDVEACIDQENSPEEDNSYNEGEACIEQELLKEEAKIYKAGEACPDQENSPEETNSYNEAEACIEQEKSPEAKSYNEKEACIEQENSPEGAKRYNEVEACIEKENSPEENNSYEEGEACIEQELPPEKVNSYSEGEACIKQKLSPEETNSYNDVEPCTEQENSPEEANTQNEDEACIEQELSSEESNSYNEVEACIEQEQSSEINNSYKEKEACIEQENSPEEANTQNKQEACILQEQPQEEANSYNQGEACIEQEQSPEETNSYEEIEACIEQENSPEETSSYNEVEACIEQQTSPEETSLYNEAEACIEKEKSADEANSYNEGESCIKEELTPEEDNTYNEVDACIEQENSPEGANTQNEQEACIEQEQSLEKTNSYKEKEACIEKENSPDETNSYNEGEACIEEENSKEQTNNYKEAEACIGQEKSLEDAESYNEVEACIEQELSQEDTKTYNEQEARNEQENSPEETNSYEEGQACAEQEKSTEEDNTQKEDEACIEQENSPEESNIYNEVEAGLEQELSPEEAKTYNEEEACIEQENSTEEPNTQNAEEACIAQEKPPEKTNSNNEVEACIEKEKSPEENSNYNEEEACIEQYSPEETSSDNEGQACIEQELSPEEANSYNKEEACIEQEKSPEKTNSYNEVEACIEQENFPEKANTCNEEGACIEQELSPEKADTYTEEEECIEEENSKEETNIYSEGEACFEQQMSPKEANSYNQVEVCIENENSTEEENSYNEVEACIEQESSPEVTSSYNNGESCIEQENTPEETITFNEGEACIEHVLSPEETNTYIDVEACIELKNSPEKANSYYEGEVCIELQYSPEESNIYNAVEASIEKDRSPSETTAYQDESQGESFLGEAISQEESEIYNMLSDWDEFDEEERSHGDVGSYEEASDWELFPEQSPSQGQAGISHSLSDWEDDSDHQLSHGDVSSYTEVSDWEQSIGREVSQQEDSVGRRPSVQSNWESDGEQDLLQYSWDQSIWDKALVREDDEWDEISVLELCEEEDRERRLAGLAGGGFLVPIPRQAWVEDRAPERRFWGLLGVSPPHVEALALRGHTASGAFQEEVAEAGSLRQQRAPRKKRLSWLRRALRALRSLFCFPCRKPRAQD; via the exons ATGGTCAT AGGAGCAGACTCGGAGGAGGAGCAGGTGAAGGCCGACTCCCAGGCGCCCAGCCCGTGCCCAGCCGCCCAGCACACCAGGCCTCGGCGGGCAGCGGCTGTGGGCAGGGGCGGCTCCGGCCTGCCCCTGCCGGGCCCTGAGGAGGGGCCCTTTGCCCACATGGAGGAACACTTGGACTGCGACATGGATCAAGAGCTCACCCAGAGGAGAGACCTTACCAGCCAAGAGCTCTGCCTCCGGGAAGAGATGACAGCCCAAGAGATTAACCAGCGACAAGAGGCCGTGATCCAAGAAGACTCCCCACGCGCGCCCCTGAGACACCAAGAGTGGCAGCGGTGGGAAGTCGGTGACAGAGCCCAGTGCGGAGatggcagacagcagcagctggagatggagcacTGGGAAGAAGGTGACACTGTCCAGGAGCTCACccagtgggatggagagggtGACACGTGCCAGCAAGTGTCCCAGCGGGAAGAAGATCTGACATACCAAGAGCTGTCCcagcgggaaggagagggatATCAGGAACTCTCTCCTTTGGAAGAAGATGTGCAAAGCCATCTGCACATGTCCCGACGGGAAGGAGACGAGAGAGAGCCAGAGTCTACCCAGATGGGAGACATCAGCAGTGAAGAGGTAGGCCAAGGAAAAGATTACAGTCTCCAAAAGCTGGCCCCATGGGAAAGAGACAGCAGTGACCAACAGCTGTCCCAAAGGGAAGAGAGTGTCAGCGGCCAGGAGCCATCCCAGGAGGGCCAAAGAGTCAGGTACAAGATCTCTGATAACCCCATGAGCCCAGAGAAGGATGAGGAGGCCCAGggtggtgggcagcaggggcctggctctcccagcagcGTGGGCACccagggggaaggagaggcagcctgtgagctgcccagctcctctcctgccccagggagtcCCACAGAGgatgagctggcagctgctgctgctgcagctggagctgctgaggaggtggaggagcccccagagcctctggctgctgaggtgggaatgGCACCAGGTTCTCcagctggcagtgaggaggTGCCATGGGCGGGGACACAGACACCAGTCCCTGCCCCACGCagccccccaggctgctgccaggctctgctgggctcagctggggccaccagctctgagcagctgctccaggctgtgcttgaggtccagcagccagaggaacagggggccctggagcagagcacgGCTCCAgaactggaagcagcagcagcagtagaaagggaagagagtccaacctctgccctgcacagcccctgctgcccccccagcccctcgccCAGTCCACCGGGAGCCCAGGAGcccagagaacagcaggaagaggcagacAGGGCATCAGTTCTATCAGAGGAAGAGGGCGAGAAGGGGGCCTTGGCTGGGGACCTTGAGGATCTTCACAGCAAAGATAAGGAAGTAATTCAGCTACCtcaaggaaaaatgaaaaaataccatGTAGGGTCCGAAGAGGAAGCCAGCACTGAGCAGGCGAACTCCCCAGAGGGAGgcaacagctacaatgaaataaaagcctgcattgagcagggGATCTCCCCAGAACAAACCAACAGCGACAGTGAAGGGGAACTctgcattgagcaggaaaactccctAGAAGAATCAAAAACCCAGAATGTAGTGGcagcctgcattgagcaggaggTGTCACCAGAAGAAGCCAATAGTGTCAACGAAGTAGAAGCCTGTATTGAGCAAGGGAACaccccagaagaaaccaacagctacaatgaaatggaagcctgcactgagcaggagcagtCACCAGAAGACACCAACAGCTTcaatgaagtggaagcctgcattgagcatGAGCTGTCACCAGAAGAagccaacagctacaatgaacTGGAAGCCTGCAATAAGCAGGAGAACTCCACAGAAGCAACCAACAGCTACGATGAAGGAGAAGCCTACGTTGAGCAGGAGCAGTCACCAGAAGAAACCACCAGCTACAACcaagtggaagcctgcattgagcagaaCTCctcagaagaaaccaacagctacaatgaagtaAAAAACTGCACTGAGCAAGAGAACCccacagaagaaaccaacacCTACAACCAAGttgaagcctgcattgagcaggagaaatccGTAGAAGAAACCAAGAGCTACAATGAtgtggaagcctgcattgatCAAgaaaactccccagaagaagacaacagctacaatgaaggggaagcctgcattgagcaggagctgttAAAAGAAGAAGCCAAAATCTACAAGGCAGGTGAAGCCTGCCCTGACCAggagaactccccagaagaaactaacagctacaatgaagcagaagcctgcattgagcaggagaaatccccagAAGCCAAAAGCTACAATGAAaaggaagcctgcattgagcaggagaactccccaGAAGGAGCCAAGAGGTACAATGAAGtagaagcctgcattgagaaGGAGAACTCCCCGGAAGAAAACAACAGCTACGAagaaggagaagcctgcattgagcaggagctgccaccagAAAAAGTCAACAGCTATAGtgaaggagaagcctgcattAAGCAGAAGCTgtcaccagaagaaaccaacagttACAATGATGTGGAaccctgcactgagcaggaaaactccccagaagaaGCCAACACTCAGAATGAAGAtgaagcctgcattgagcaggaatTGTCATCAGAAGAAAGCAACAGCTACAAcgaagtggaagcctgcattgagcaggagcagTCATCAGAAATAAACaacagctacaaagaaaaagaagcctgcattgagcaggagaactccccagaagaagCCAACACCCAGAATAAACAGGAAGCCTGCattctgcaggagcagccacaagAAGAAGCCAATAGCTACAATCAAGGGGAggcctgcattgagcaggagcagtcaccagaagaaaccaacagctacgAAGAAAtagaagcctgcattgagcaggaaaactccccagaagaaaccagcagctacaatgaagtggaagcctgcattgagcagcaGACGTCACCAGAAGAAACCAGCCTCTACAATGAagcagaagcctgcattgagaaGGAGAAATCCGCAGACGAAGcaaacagctacaatgaagggGAATCCTGCATTAAGGAGGAGCTGACACCAGAAGAAGACAACACCTACAATGAAGTTGAtgcctgcattgagcaggaaaactccccAGAAGGGGCCAACACCCAGAACGAacaggaagcctgcattgagcaggagcagtcactagaaaaaaccaacagctacaaagaaaaagaagcctgcattgagaaGGAGAACTCCCCAGAtgaaaccaacagctacaatgaaggagaagcctgcattgaggAGGAGAACTCCAAAGAACAAACGAACAACTACAAAGAAGCAGAAGCCTGCATTGGGCAGGAGAAATCCCTAGAAGATGCCGAAAGCTATaatgaagtggaagcctgcattgagcaggagctgtcacaaGAAGACACCAAAACCTACAATGAACAGGAAGCCCGCAAtgagcaggagaactccccagaagaaaccaacagctacgAAGAAGGACAAGCCTGCGCTGAGCAGGAAAAGTCCACTGAAGAAGACAACACCCAGAAGGAAGAcgaagcctgcattgagcaggaaaactcaCCAGAAGAAAGCAACATCTACAATGAAGTGGAAGCCGGActtgagcaggagctgtcaccagAAGAAGCGAAAACCTACAATgaagaggaagcctgcattgagcaggagaactccacAGAAGAGCCCAACACCCAGAATGCGGAGGAAGCCTGCATTGCACAGGAGAAACCCCCTGAGAAAACCAACAGCAAcaatgaagtggaagcctgcattgaaaaggagaaatccccagaagaaaacagcaactacaatgaagaggaagcctgcattgaaCAGtactccccagaagaaaccagcAGCGACAATGAAGGAcaagcctgcattgagcaggagctgtcaccagAAGAAGCCAACAGCTACAATAAAgaagaagcctgcattgagcaggagaaatcccctgagaaaacaaacagctacaatgaagtggaagcctgcattgagcaggagaacttCCCAGAAAAAGCCAACACCTGCAATGAAGAAGgagcctgcattgagcaggagctcTCTCCAGAAAAAGCAGACACATACACTGAAGAGGAAGAGTGCATTGAGGAGGAAAACTCCAAAGAAGAAACCAACATCTACAGTGAAGGGGAGGCCTGCTTTGAGCAGCAGATGTCACCAAAAGAAGCCAACAGCTACAACCAAGTGGAAGTCTGCATTGAAAACGAGAACTccacagaagaagaaaacagctacaatgaagtagaagcctgcattgagcaaGAGTCGTCACCAGAAGTAACCAGCAGCTACAATAATGGAGAAtcctgcattgagcaggagaacacCCCAGAAGAAACCATCACCTTCAATGAgggagaagcctgcattgagcacGTGCTGTCACCCGAAGAAACCAACACCTACATTGAtgtggaagcctgcattgagctgAAAAATTCCCCAGAAAAAGCCAACAGCTATTATGAAGGAGAAGTCTGCATTGAGCTGCAGTATTCCCCAGAAGAAAGCAACATCTACAATGCAGTGGAAGCCAGCATTGAGAAGGACAGGTCCCCATCAGAAACCACCGCGTACCAAGACGAGTCCCAAGGGGAATCTTTCCTTGGAGAGGCCATCTCCCAAGAAGAATCTGAGATCTATAACATGCTCTCCGACTGGGATGAATTCGATGAAGAAGAGCGGTCCCATGGCGATGTTGGGAGCTATGAAGAAGCTTCAGACTGGGAACTATTCCCTGAGCAAAGCCCTTCCCAGGGACAAGCTGGTATCTCCCACAGTCTCTCTGACTGGGAAGATGATAGCGACCATCAGCTGTCCCACGGAGATGTCAGCAGTTACACAGAGGTGTCGGATTGGGAGCAGTCCATTGGGCGGGAGGTTTCCCAGCAGGAAGACTCTGTTGGAAGGAGACCCTCTGTGCAGTCGAACTGGGAAAGCGACGGTGAGCAAGACCTCCTGCAGTACAGCTGGGATCAGAGCATCTGGGACAAGGCCTTGGTGCGCGAAGACGACGAATGGGATGAAATCAgcgtcctggagctctgtgaggaggaagaCAGAGAGCGAAGACTGGCAGGcttggcaggaggaggattCCTCGTGCCCATCCCTCGGCAGGCTTGGGTTGAGGACAGAGCACCTGAGCGGCGCTTC